In Stenotrophomonas sp. 169, one DNA window encodes the following:
- a CDS encoding DUF4124 domain-containing protein, which translates to MNIFAACLPLLLLLSAVPSAHAQPQRLNRCTDAGGQSVYTDRPCEAVGARARLPEATAPAAGNTQERNTLGASCPRRLSELVGALRGAVAANDVNRLSTLYLWSAVSDVGAQRILGQLESIARRPLVDIVPVYPTDEPDPGTPLAESTGDVALPRANPIGLRLHQVLPGTATPSSTVLGLRRQYGCFWITL; encoded by the coding sequence ATGAATATCTTCGCCGCCTGCCTGCCCCTGCTGCTGTTGCTTTCCGCCGTGCCGTCGGCCCATGCGCAACCGCAGCGCCTCAACCGCTGCACCGACGCAGGCGGGCAGAGCGTTTACACCGACCGGCCGTGTGAGGCCGTGGGTGCCCGTGCACGCTTACCCGAGGCCACCGCGCCGGCAGCAGGGAACACGCAGGAGCGCAATACGCTGGGCGCAAGCTGTCCGCGTCGGCTGAGCGAGCTGGTTGGTGCGTTGCGCGGTGCAGTCGCTGCCAACGACGTCAATCGACTCTCGACGCTGTACTTGTGGAGCGCGGTGTCCGATGTCGGTGCACAACGCATCCTCGGCCAGCTGGAATCCATTGCGCGGCGCCCGCTGGTCGATATCGTGCCGGTGTATCCGACGGACGAACCCGATCCGGGCACGCCGCTGGCCGAGTCGACCGGCGATGTAGCGCTGCCGCGCGCGAACCCGATCGGCCTGCGTTTGCACCAGGTATTGCCGGGTACGGCAACGCCCTCGAGCACCGTACTGGGCCTGCGGCGGCAGTACGGGTGTTTCTGGATCACGCTGTGA
- a CDS encoding Nudix family hydrolase, translated as MSSPKRSIHVVAGVITDARGRVLLNRRTEHSDLAGLWEFPGGKREPGETSEQALARELHEELGIEADIGEWLMDVPQCYPDKDLVLEVRHVRSWKGTPRGREGQAITWVAPDKLGRYSMPPADLPVVAALREPDRYLITPAPLEDDIDNERWHEQLWRAVDAGHQRIQLRFPADHPQRAQLCESAVRRHRGVSQWLVNRDIELARHLGTGVHLGAEQLTALRERPLPAEQPVAASCHDLQQLQAAQSLGCDFVVLGPVQRTASHPDAAPMGWERFAALRAQVALPIYALGGLGVQDITTARRHGAQGIAAIRGLWPTD; from the coding sequence ATGTCCTCCCCCAAACGATCGATACACGTGGTGGCCGGCGTCATCACCGACGCCCGCGGCCGCGTGCTGCTCAACCGGCGTACTGAACACAGCGATCTGGCCGGTCTGTGGGAGTTCCCCGGCGGCAAGCGCGAGCCAGGCGAAACCTCCGAACAGGCGCTTGCCCGCGAACTGCACGAAGAGCTGGGCATCGAAGCGGACATCGGTGAGTGGCTGATGGACGTACCCCAGTGCTACCCGGACAAAGACCTGGTGCTGGAAGTGCGCCATGTACGCAGCTGGAAGGGCACACCGCGCGGTCGTGAAGGCCAGGCCATCACCTGGGTCGCGCCGGACAAACTGGGCCGCTACTCCATGCCGCCGGCCGACCTGCCGGTAGTGGCTGCGCTGCGCGAGCCGGATCGCTATCTGATCACGCCTGCGCCCCTGGAGGATGACATCGACAACGAGCGCTGGCACGAACAACTGTGGCGCGCTGTCGACGCAGGTCATCAGCGCATCCAGTTGCGGTTTCCAGCCGATCATCCACAGCGTGCGCAGCTGTGCGAGTCCGCCGTGCGTCGTCACCGGGGCGTCAGCCAATGGCTGGTCAACCGGGACATTGAATTGGCCCGTCATCTTGGGACCGGGGTGCACCTTGGCGCAGAGCAGTTGACGGCATTACGCGAGCGCCCCCTGCCTGCCGAACAACCCGTCGCGGCATCCTGCCATGACCTGCAGCAGCTGCAGGCAGCGCAGTCCCTGGGGTGCGACTTCGTGGTGCTGGGGCCGGTGCAGCGTACCGCCAGCCACCCCGACGCGGCACCGATGGGCTGGGAGCGCTTCGCCGCGCTGCGCGCACAGGTCGCCCTGCCGATCTACGCGCTGGGTGGCCTGGGCGTGCAGGACATCACCACCGCGCGCCGACATGGCGCACAGGGCATCGCCGCGATCCGCGGCCTCTGGCCGACCGACTGA
- a CDS encoding autotransporter domain-containing protein — MNRIYRLVFNRATGVMQVASELASTLSAPARAVVATRRRSPLGVAVLAALGLSAASVPSAFAVPYDFTSDEVVGDSRVYADGFFIGNTGAVAIDLVGSGNLTANGLVSLGTVAGANGTLRVIGPTAYLQMTGAALRVGEAGTGSLQLLDGGKATSNNTVTLGYGAGSTGNAIVRGADSSLTARQLLVGRQGTGTLDIDGGRVATTMAYSVVNNFGLSVGSDTAGSGAINVSNGGELLVTDNNLLVGQVGQGTLTINGGRVTADRGIYVGAGTQSGATQGGRGEITVSGGGQLVSQDLVLGTSNNATGTLTVSGAGSVVDATTVRVGQNGDGTLRVEDGGVVTADEVNAEKYDALGSGDFGQTGSIVVTGAGSAIRAARVDVTNHLLLEAGGAIESDRAAIKDSFGPAAGTALITGADTTWTNTGVMDISTNLDVLDGAVIRSDAVNISGGLNDASMAPVAVDEQTRVSGAGSAIEAANGLTVGAVLLKGPYGMLSVSNGGRVAGGSGILLGQSGYLVLGGGMATWSVADGGPQWLAAEEAGTLDGAAISMNGSAGGLVFNHTGDIALGNTIQTVSSGTSNAHLHGGALTQVAGTTTLNGDLSAFGGDVTVTGGTLVINSDMYAGAGYVGPSQALQQQINVQGGTLVLNGASGFQQDIDFGAGLGSEVRRSSLAEVSGSGVLAGNATLGSTYVFNGGTLSPGNAGVGTMTIDGDLFFNTSGAFPEQVANKAFFDVDVLGNGQADLLTVTGKANIGRGANILNSGDTGVRVTALDPATSYQDGQTYTILTAAGGVVGTFDDVISRSAFLDTSLSYTANDVRLNIAVKDTGPVDPPVDPPVDPPVDPPVDPITPPVDPVTPPPPPRVFVTVAATGNQLATAAALDTLQQSGDALALYNRLLMLDADSARLAFDDLSGEIHASSRALLLEDRFLRDGIGQRLRSGMPASEGGPSAWIGGSGASSRRDGDGTAARTRDHREGLMAGADWSIGERWTVGVAGGPESLRQQVDARNATTEVDAVHGGLYGGFRGDALYVNGGASYADYTLDTRRTVGAGTAWGQSLSSRRDAHAISGFVEGGWDFQVDDALTLTPYVALAYTRLSTEGGVESGGNAALAIASSKDEVWTTTAGVRAAWDISGGQQDGARLEAGLAWQNAAGELRADSRHQFVAGSSPFTVVGLPLARNVGIAELGVSVNTSSRSRLSLAAQGRAGEGQREVGAQLNWNVAF; from the coding sequence ATGAACAGGATTTACCGCTTGGTCTTCAACCGGGCTACCGGCGTCATGCAGGTGGCCTCTGAACTGGCCTCCACACTTTCCGCACCGGCCCGCGCTGTCGTTGCGACGCGCCGTCGTTCGCCGCTGGGCGTGGCGGTGCTGGCGGCGCTTGGCCTCAGCGCCGCCTCCGTGCCGTCGGCCTTCGCCGTACCCTACGACTTTACGTCCGACGAAGTGGTGGGCGATTCCCGCGTCTACGCCGACGGTTTCTTCATCGGCAACACTGGCGCCGTGGCGATCGATCTGGTCGGCAGCGGCAACCTGACCGCCAACGGCCTGGTGTCGCTGGGCACGGTCGCCGGCGCCAACGGCACGCTGCGCGTGATCGGGCCCACGGCCTACCTGCAGATGACCGGCGCTGCATTGCGCGTGGGTGAAGCAGGAACCGGCAGCCTGCAGCTGCTGGATGGTGGCAAGGCCACCTCCAACAACACGGTGACGCTGGGCTACGGCGCGGGCAGCACGGGCAACGCCATCGTCCGCGGGGCCGACTCCAGCCTCACCGCGCGCCAGCTGTTGGTCGGTCGCCAGGGCACTGGCACGCTGGACATCGATGGCGGGCGTGTCGCCACCACGATGGCCTACAGCGTGGTCAACAACTTCGGCCTCAGCGTCGGCTCTGACACTGCAGGCAGCGGTGCGATCAACGTAAGCAACGGCGGCGAACTGCTTGTCACTGACAACAACCTGCTGGTGGGACAGGTCGGACAGGGCACCCTGACGATCAATGGCGGCCGGGTCACGGCGGATCGCGGCATCTATGTCGGCGCGGGCACACAGTCCGGTGCCACCCAGGGCGGCCGCGGTGAGATCACCGTCAGTGGCGGTGGCCAGCTGGTGTCACAGGATCTCGTGCTTGGCACGTCCAACAACGCCACCGGCACGCTGACCGTCAGCGGCGCCGGTTCGGTGGTTGATGCCACTACGGTGCGCGTCGGACAGAACGGCGACGGCACACTGCGCGTGGAGGACGGCGGGGTGGTCACCGCCGATGAGGTAAATGCCGAAAAGTACGACGCCCTGGGCAGTGGTGATTTCGGCCAGACCGGCAGCATCGTGGTCACCGGCGCAGGCTCGGCGATCCGCGCCGCACGCGTGGATGTCACCAACCACCTGCTGCTGGAAGCCGGTGGCGCCATCGAATCCGACCGTGCGGCGATCAAGGACAGCTTCGGCCCGGCTGCCGGCACGGCGCTCATCACCGGCGCGGATACGACGTGGACCAACACCGGGGTGATGGACATCAGCACCAACCTCGATGTGCTGGATGGGGCGGTCATCCGCAGTGATGCGGTGAACATCAGTGGCGGTCTCAACGACGCCAGCATGGCGCCCGTGGCGGTGGACGAACAGACCCGTGTCAGCGGTGCCGGCTCGGCCATCGAAGCGGCGAACGGGCTGACCGTGGGCGCGGTGCTGCTGAAAGGGCCGTACGGCATGCTGAGCGTGAGCAACGGCGGGCGGGTCGCCGGTGGCAGCGGCATCCTGCTGGGTCAGAGCGGTTATCTGGTGCTGGGCGGCGGCATGGCGACGTGGTCCGTTGCCGACGGCGGTCCGCAGTGGCTGGCCGCGGAAGAAGCCGGAACACTGGACGGCGCGGCGATCTCGATGAACGGCAGCGCGGGCGGGCTGGTGTTCAACCACACCGGCGACATCGCACTGGGCAACACCATCCAGACCGTCTCGTCGGGAACGTCCAACGCCCACCTGCACGGCGGCGCGCTCACCCAGGTGGCGGGCACCACCACGCTCAATGGCGACCTGAGTGCCTTCGGCGGCGATGTCACCGTCACCGGCGGCACGCTCGTCATCAACTCGGACATGTACGCCGGCGCGGGCTATGTGGGCCCCAGCCAGGCCCTGCAGCAGCAGATCAATGTGCAGGGCGGCACGCTGGTGCTGAACGGTGCATCCGGCTTCCAGCAGGACATCGACTTCGGTGCCGGCCTGGGCAGCGAAGTGCGCCGCAGTTCGCTGGCCGAAGTAAGCGGATCCGGCGTGCTGGCAGGCAATGCGACGCTGGGCAGCACCTACGTGTTCAATGGCGGCACGCTGTCGCCAGGCAACGCCGGTGTCGGCACGATGACCATCGATGGTGATCTGTTCTTCAACACCAGCGGAGCCTTCCCCGAACAGGTCGCCAACAAGGCGTTCTTTGACGTGGACGTGCTGGGCAACGGGCAGGCCGACCTGCTGACGGTGACCGGCAAGGCGAACATCGGCCGCGGCGCGAACATCCTCAACTCCGGCGACACCGGCGTGCGCGTCACCGCACTGGATCCTGCGACCAGCTACCAGGACGGACAGACCTACACCATCCTGACCGCAGCAGGCGGGGTCGTCGGCACCTTCGACGACGTGATCTCCCGCTCGGCCTTCCTGGATACATCGCTGAGCTATACCGCCAACGACGTGCGGCTGAACATCGCGGTGAAAGACACCGGCCCGGTGGATCCCCCTGTTGATCCGCCGGTGGACCCGCCCGTCGATCCGCCGGTGGACCCGATCACCCCGCCGGTGGATCCGGTTACCCCGCCGCCACCGCCGCGCGTGTTCGTCACCGTCGCCGCCACCGGCAACCAGCTCGCCACGGCCGCTGCGCTGGATACGCTGCAGCAGTCCGGTGACGCCCTGGCGCTGTACAACCGCCTGCTGATGCTGGATGCGGACAGCGCACGCCTGGCGTTCGATGACCTGTCCGGCGAAATTCACGCCAGCAGTCGTGCCTTGTTGCTGGAAGACCGTTTCCTGCGCGATGGCATCGGCCAGCGCCTGCGTAGCGGCATGCCGGCCAGTGAGGGTGGCCCATCCGCCTGGATCGGGGGCAGTGGCGCGTCCAGCCGCCGCGATGGCGATGGAACGGCAGCCCGCACCCGCGACCACCGTGAAGGCCTGATGGCCGGTGCGGACTGGAGCATCGGCGAGCGCTGGACGGTCGGTGTGGCCGGTGGCCCCGAGTCGCTGCGTCAGCAGGTCGATGCGCGCAACGCAACGACGGAAGTCGATGCCGTGCACGGCGGCCTGTATGGCGGATTCCGTGGGGATGCGCTGTACGTCAACGGGGGCGCCAGCTATGCGGACTACACGCTGGATACGCGTCGCACCGTGGGCGCGGGCACGGCATGGGGACAGTCGCTGTCCAGCCGCCGTGACGCGCACGCGATATCGGGCTTCGTGGAAGGCGGTTGGGATTTCCAGGTCGACGATGCGTTGACGCTGACCCCGTACGTGGCACTGGCTTACACGCGCCTGTCCACCGAGGGCGGCGTCGAATCCGGTGGCAATGCCGCCTTGGCGATCGCCTCCAGCAAAGACGAGGTGTGGACGACCACCGCCGGCGTGCGGGCCGCCTGGGACATCAGCGGCGGTCAGCAGGACGGCGCACGGCTGGAAGCTGGGCTGGCGTGGCAGAACGCCGCCGGCGAACTGCGCGCGGATTCCCGCCACCAGTTCGTGGCCGGCAGCAGCCCGTTCACCGTTGTTGGCCTGCCGCTGGCCCGCAACGTGGGCATCGCCGAGCTGGGCGTGTCGGTCAACACCTCCAGCCGCAGCCGCCTGTCGCTGGCCGCCCAGGGCCGTGCAGGTGAAGGTCAGCGGGAAGTGGGTGCGCAGCTGAACTGGAACGTCGCATTCTGA